One window from the genome of Lates calcarifer isolate ASB-BC8 unplaced genomic scaffold, TLL_Latcal_v3 _unitig_632_quiver_1499, whole genome shotgun sequence encodes:
- the LOC108879335 gene encoding uncharacterized protein LOC108879335: MDNISDYYIWQRRIHHGIRYQKVAVPFPESVEIGLEFNAALERKEMLDQSLLTNAVMLELCDFAKTVTKSEKYFLFEMLDFNFDLGVDMDDDMQYYEYATRVHNKIKQLKEQIKVKPRRWKEAFPLPDLSVITALTGSEAPERYYPKRNKIADSSVLTNGSKKSQTSEQETSESSGATSSVFTVNIKNGVRLKRAGDVYPFCRNLGVTLAVQPDETPKQKLDPNLLTSGVMLELLDFSRVLCGTHTQIVSELVKHNFGQELNRLVFRMQYNKLIERKYACLTAEDRDSFRKEPFKVQIINKQEQKHRKRKSMDSDYQETGKTNNSQ; this comes from the coding sequence ATGGACAACATCAGTGACTACTACATTTGGCAGCGCCGGATCCACCACGGAATTAGGTATCAGAAAGTTGCGGTCCCCTTCCCAGAGTCGGTTGAAATCGGTTTGGAGTTTAACGCGGCGTTggaaaggaaggaaatgttAGATCAGAGTCTGTTGACGAATGCTGTGATGCTAGAGCTTTGTGACTTTGCCAAAACGGTGACCAAGTCCGAGAagtatttcctgtttgaaaTGCTAGACTTCAACTTTGACCTTGGCGTGGACATGGACGATGACATGCAGTACTATGAATACGCGACACGTGTccacaataaaataaagcagctgAAAGAACAAATCAAGGTGAAACCCCGTAGATGGAAAGAAGCATTTCCGTTACCAGATCTAAGTGTTATAACGGCGTTGACAGGTTCAGAGGCGCCTGAACGGTACTACCCTAAGAGGAACAAAATCGCAGATAGCTCAGTCCTCACCAACGGCAGCAAGAAGAGCCAGACTTCAGAACAGGAGACAAGCGAGAGCAGCGGGGCTACAAGCAGTGTGTTCACTGTAAATATCAAAAATGGAGTCCGATTAAAACGAGCAGGTGATGTTTACCCATTCTGTAGAAACCTTGGGGTGACTCTGGCAGTTCAACCAGATGAAACACCGAAACAGAAACTAGACCCAAATCTGCTGACCAGCGGTGTGATGTTGGAGCTTCTTGATTTTTCCAGAGTGCTCTGtggaacacacactcagatagtCAGCGAGTTGGTCAAGCACAATTTTGGTCAGGAGTTGAATAGATTGGTGTTCCGCATGCAATATAACAAGCTGATTGAGAGAAAATATGCCTGCCTaacagctgaggacagagacTCTTTTCGAAAGGAGCCTTTTAAAGTCCAGATCATCAACAAACAGGAACAGAagcacagaaagagaaaaagcatgGATTCAGATTATCAAGAAACTGGAAAGACTAACAATAGCCAGTAA